The following proteins come from a genomic window of Canis aureus isolate CA01 chromosome 3, VMU_Caureus_v.1.0, whole genome shotgun sequence:
- the BCAR1 gene encoding breast cancer anti-estrogen resistance protein 1 isoform X2, whose protein sequence is MRGAAGAAGPSGRRERAGARGDPRERRDPARGALSGAAEPSPSVPAPLPARAPGAAAKMSVPNVLAKALYDNVAESPDELSFRKGDIMTVLERDTQGLDGWWLCSLHGRQGIVPGNRLKILVGMHDKKPAGPGPGPPVTSAQPQPGLHAPGAQYTPMLPATYQPQPDSVYLVPTPSKTQQGLYQAPGPSSQFQSPPAKQTSTFSKQMPHHPFPNPAPDLYQVPPGPGSPAQDIYQVPPSAGIGHDIYQVPPSMDARSWEGTKPPAKVVVPTRVGQGYVFEASQPEQDEYDIPRHLLAPGPQDIYDVPPVRGLLPSQYGQEVYDTPPMAVKGPNGRDPSLDVYDVPPSVEKGLPLTNHHAVYDVPPSVSKDVPDGPLLREETYDVPPAFAKAKPFDPTRHPLVLAAPPPDSLPAEDVYDVPPPAPDLYDVPPGLRRPGPGTLYDVPRERLLPPEAADGGVADDNVYAVPPPAEREAPTDAKRLSASSTGSTRSSQSASSLEAAVPGREPLELEVAVEALARLQQGVSATVAHLLDLAGSVSGCGSWRSTSEPPEPLLQDLRAAVAAVQGAVHELLEFARSAIGNAAHTSDRTLHAKLSRQLQKMEDVYQTLVAHGQALDSGRGAPGATPEDLDRLVACSRAVPEDAKQLASFLHGNASLLFRRTKAPGPGPEGGGPLHPNPIDKASSIQSRPLPSPPKFTSQDSPDGQYENSEGGWMEDYDYVHLQGKEEFEKTQKELLEKGNIMRQGKGQLELQQLKQFERLEQEVSRPIDHDLANWTPAQPLAPGRTGSLGPSDRQLLLFYLEQCEANLTTLTNAVDAFFTAVATNQPPKIFVAHSKFVILSAHKLVFIGDTLSRQAKAADVRSQVTHYSNLLCDLLRGIVATTKAAALQYPSPAAAQDMVDRVKELGHSTQQFRRVLGQLAAA, encoded by the exons AATGTGCTGGCCAAAGCCCTCTATGACAACGTGGCTGAGTCCCCGGATGAGCTCTCCTTCCGCAAGGGTGACATCATGACAGTGCTGGAGCGGGACACACAGGGCCTGGATGGCTGGTGGCTCTGCTCACTGCATGGGCGCCAAGGCATTGTGCCTGGGAACCGCCTTAAGATCCTGGTGGGCATGCATGACAAGAAGCCAGCAGGACCCGGACCCGGCCCACCTGTCACCtcggcccagccccagcctggcctccaCGCCCCAGGTGCCCAGTACACACCCATGCTTCCTGCCACATACCAGCCCCAACCAGATAGTGTCTACCTGGTACCCACCCCCAGCAAGACTCAGCAAGGCCTCTACCAAGCCCCTGGGCCCAGCTCGCAGTTCCAGTCTCCCCCAGCCAAGCAGACATCTACATTCTCGAAGCAGATGCCCCATCACCCTTTTCCTAACCCAGCCCCGGACCTTtaccaggtgcccccagggcctggcagccCTGCCCAGGACATTTACCAGGTGCCGCCTTCTGCTGGAATAGGGCATGACATCTACCAGGTGCCCCCATCTATGGACGCACGCAGTTGGGAGGGGACGAAGCCACCAGCAAAG GTAGTGGTACCCACCcgtgtggggcagggatatgtGTTTGAGGCCTCCCAGCCAGAGCAGGACGAGTACGACATCCCACGCCACCTGCTAGCCCCAGGGCCACAGGACATCTACGACGTGCCCCCTGTTCGGGGGCTGCTTCCCAGCCAGTATGGCCAAGAG GTATATGACACGCCCCCCATGGCCGTCAAGGGTCCTAATGGCCGGGATCCATCACTGGACGTGTATGACGTGCCCCCCAGTGTGGAGAAAGGCCTGCCGTTGACTAACCACCACGCG GTGTATGATGTCCCTCCATCAGTGAGCAAGGACGTGCCTGATGGCCCACTGTTGCGTGAAGAGACCTATGACGTACCCCCTGCCTTTGCCAAGGCCAAGCCCTTTGACCCGACCCGCCACCCGCTGGTCCTTGCTGCACCCCCTCCGGACTCCCTGCCGGCTGAGGATGTGTATGACgtgcctccccctgctcctgacCTCTATGATGTGCCCCCTGGCTTGCGACGGCCTGGTCCCGGCACCCTCTATGATGTGCCCCGTGAGCGTCTTCTTCCTCCTGAGGCGGCTGATGGTGGCGTGGCTGACGACAATGTGTACGCAGTGCCACCGCCAGCAGAACGAGAGGCCCCGACGGATGCCAAGCGCCTGTCAGCCTCCAGTACAGGGAGCACACGCAGCAGCCAGTCGGCCTCCTCCCTGGAGGCTGCGGTGCCGGGCCGTGAGCCCTTGGAGCTGGAGGTGGCAGTGGAGGCCCTGGCACGGCTGCAGCAGGGCGTGAGTGCCACCGTAGCCCACCTCCTGGACCTGGCAGGCAGCGTCAGCGGGTGCGGGAGCTGGCGTAGCACCTCTGAGCCTCCGGAGCCACTGCTGCAGGACCTGCGGGCTGCTGTGGCTGCTGTCCAGGGGGCTGTCCACGAGCTGCTGGAGTTTGCCCGCAGCGCCATAGGCAATGCTGCCCACACTTCTGACCGCACGCTGCATGCGAAGCTTAGCCGGCAACTGCAGAAGATGGAGGATGTGTACCAGACACTGGTGGCCCATGGTCAGGCCCTCGACAGTGGCCGGGGAGCCCCAGGGGCCACTCCCGAAGACCTGGACCGCCTGGTAGCCTGCTCACGGGCTGTGCCCGAGGATGCCAAGCAGCTGGCCTCCTTCTTGCATGGCAATGCCTCGCTGCTCTTCAGACGGACCAAGGCCCCTGGGCCAGGGCCTGAGGGAGGTGGTCCCCTGCACCCCAATCCCATTGACAAGGCCAGCAGCATCCAGTCCCggcctctgccctcaccccctAAGTTCACCTCCCAGGACTCCCCGGACGGGCAGTATGAGAACAGTGAGGGGGGCTGGATGGAGGATTACGACTATGTCCACCTGCAG GGgaaggaagagtttgagaagaccCAGAAGGAGCTGCTGGAGAAAGGCAACATCATGCGGCAGGGGAAGGGCCAGCTGGAGCTCCAGCAG CTGAAGCAGTTTGAGCGACTGGAGCAGGAAGTGTCACGGCCCATAGACCATGACCTGGCCAACTGGACCCcggcccagcccctggccccaggGCGGACAGGCAGCCTGGGGCCCTCGGACCGGCAGCTGTTGCTCTTCTACCTGGAGCAGTGCGAGGCGAACCTGACCACCCTGACCAACGCGGTGGATGCCTTCTTTACTGCCGTGGCCACCAACCAGCCCCCCAAGATTTTCGTGGCACACAGCAAGTTCGTCATCCTCAGTGCCCACAAGCTGGTGTTCATTGGGGACACACTGTCACGGCAGGCCAAGGCGGCCGACGTGCGCAGCCAGGTGACCCACTACAGcaacctgctgtgtgacctcctGCGTGGCATTGTTGCCACCACCAAGGCCGCTGCCTTGCAGTACCCTTCGCCTGCCGCTGCTCAGGACATGGTGGACAGGGTCAAGGAGCTAGGGCACAGCACTCAGCAGTTCCGCCGGGTCCTGGGCCAGCTGGCTGCTGCCTGA
- the BCAR1 gene encoding breast cancer anti-estrogen resistance protein 1 isoform X3 encodes MNYLVSAADAAGAAAESARRRPAPRRPPCLRPGRSPARSPNVLAKALYDNVAESPDELSFRKGDIMTVLERDTQGLDGWWLCSLHGRQGIVPGNRLKILVGMHDKKPAGPGPGPPVTSAQPQPGLHAPGAQYTPMLPATYQPQPDSVYLVPTPSKTQQGLYQAPGPSSQFQSPPAKQTSTFSKQMPHHPFPNPAPDLYQVPPGPGSPAQDIYQVPPSAGIGHDIYQVPPSMDARSWEGTKPPAKVVVPTRVGQGYVFEASQPEQDEYDIPRHLLAPGPQDIYDVPPVRGLLPSQYGQEVYDTPPMAVKGPNGRDPSLDVYDVPPSVEKGLPLTNHHAVYDVPPSVSKDVPDGPLLREETYDVPPAFAKAKPFDPTRHPLVLAAPPPDSLPAEDVYDVPPPAPDLYDVPPGLRRPGPGTLYDVPRERLLPPEAADGGVADDNVYAVPPPAEREAPTDAKRLSASSTGSTRSSQSASSLEAAVPGREPLELEVAVEALARLQQGVSATVAHLLDLAGSVSGCGSWRSTSEPPEPLLQDLRAAVAAVQGAVHELLEFARSAIGNAAHTSDRTLHAKLSRQLQKMEDVYQTLVAHGQALDSGRGAPGATPEDLDRLVACSRAVPEDAKQLASFLHGNASLLFRRTKAPGPGPEGGGPLHPNPIDKASSIQSRPLPSPPKFTSQDSPDGQYENSEGGWMEDYDYVHLQGKEEFEKTQKELLEKGNIMRQGKGQLELQQLKQFERLEQEVSRPIDHDLANWTPAQPLAPGRTGSLGPSDRQLLLFYLEQCEANLTTLTNAVDAFFTAVATNQPPKIFVAHSKFVILSAHKLVFIGDTLSRQAKAADVRSQVTHYSNLLCDLLRGIVATTKAAALQYPSPAAAQDMVDRVKELGHSTQQFRRVLGQLAAA; translated from the exons ATGAACTACCTGGTGAGTGCGGCCGACGCGGCCGGGGCCGCAGCGGAGTCCGCGCGCCGCCGACCGGCCCCCCGGCGCCCGCCCTGCCTGCGCCCGGGGCGGTCCCCAGCGAGGAGTCCA AATGTGCTGGCCAAAGCCCTCTATGACAACGTGGCTGAGTCCCCGGATGAGCTCTCCTTCCGCAAGGGTGACATCATGACAGTGCTGGAGCGGGACACACAGGGCCTGGATGGCTGGTGGCTCTGCTCACTGCATGGGCGCCAAGGCATTGTGCCTGGGAACCGCCTTAAGATCCTGGTGGGCATGCATGACAAGAAGCCAGCAGGACCCGGACCCGGCCCACCTGTCACCtcggcccagccccagcctggcctccaCGCCCCAGGTGCCCAGTACACACCCATGCTTCCTGCCACATACCAGCCCCAACCAGATAGTGTCTACCTGGTACCCACCCCCAGCAAGACTCAGCAAGGCCTCTACCAAGCCCCTGGGCCCAGCTCGCAGTTCCAGTCTCCCCCAGCCAAGCAGACATCTACATTCTCGAAGCAGATGCCCCATCACCCTTTTCCTAACCCAGCCCCGGACCTTtaccaggtgcccccagggcctggcagccCTGCCCAGGACATTTACCAGGTGCCGCCTTCTGCTGGAATAGGGCATGACATCTACCAGGTGCCCCCATCTATGGACGCACGCAGTTGGGAGGGGACGAAGCCACCAGCAAAG GTAGTGGTACCCACCcgtgtggggcagggatatgtGTTTGAGGCCTCCCAGCCAGAGCAGGACGAGTACGACATCCCACGCCACCTGCTAGCCCCAGGGCCACAGGACATCTACGACGTGCCCCCTGTTCGGGGGCTGCTTCCCAGCCAGTATGGCCAAGAG GTATATGACACGCCCCCCATGGCCGTCAAGGGTCCTAATGGCCGGGATCCATCACTGGACGTGTATGACGTGCCCCCCAGTGTGGAGAAAGGCCTGCCGTTGACTAACCACCACGCG GTGTATGATGTCCCTCCATCAGTGAGCAAGGACGTGCCTGATGGCCCACTGTTGCGTGAAGAGACCTATGACGTACCCCCTGCCTTTGCCAAGGCCAAGCCCTTTGACCCGACCCGCCACCCGCTGGTCCTTGCTGCACCCCCTCCGGACTCCCTGCCGGCTGAGGATGTGTATGACgtgcctccccctgctcctgacCTCTATGATGTGCCCCCTGGCTTGCGACGGCCTGGTCCCGGCACCCTCTATGATGTGCCCCGTGAGCGTCTTCTTCCTCCTGAGGCGGCTGATGGTGGCGTGGCTGACGACAATGTGTACGCAGTGCCACCGCCAGCAGAACGAGAGGCCCCGACGGATGCCAAGCGCCTGTCAGCCTCCAGTACAGGGAGCACACGCAGCAGCCAGTCGGCCTCCTCCCTGGAGGCTGCGGTGCCGGGCCGTGAGCCCTTGGAGCTGGAGGTGGCAGTGGAGGCCCTGGCACGGCTGCAGCAGGGCGTGAGTGCCACCGTAGCCCACCTCCTGGACCTGGCAGGCAGCGTCAGCGGGTGCGGGAGCTGGCGTAGCACCTCTGAGCCTCCGGAGCCACTGCTGCAGGACCTGCGGGCTGCTGTGGCTGCTGTCCAGGGGGCTGTCCACGAGCTGCTGGAGTTTGCCCGCAGCGCCATAGGCAATGCTGCCCACACTTCTGACCGCACGCTGCATGCGAAGCTTAGCCGGCAACTGCAGAAGATGGAGGATGTGTACCAGACACTGGTGGCCCATGGTCAGGCCCTCGACAGTGGCCGGGGAGCCCCAGGGGCCACTCCCGAAGACCTGGACCGCCTGGTAGCCTGCTCACGGGCTGTGCCCGAGGATGCCAAGCAGCTGGCCTCCTTCTTGCATGGCAATGCCTCGCTGCTCTTCAGACGGACCAAGGCCCCTGGGCCAGGGCCTGAGGGAGGTGGTCCCCTGCACCCCAATCCCATTGACAAGGCCAGCAGCATCCAGTCCCggcctctgccctcaccccctAAGTTCACCTCCCAGGACTCCCCGGACGGGCAGTATGAGAACAGTGAGGGGGGCTGGATGGAGGATTACGACTATGTCCACCTGCAG GGgaaggaagagtttgagaagaccCAGAAGGAGCTGCTGGAGAAAGGCAACATCATGCGGCAGGGGAAGGGCCAGCTGGAGCTCCAGCAG CTGAAGCAGTTTGAGCGACTGGAGCAGGAAGTGTCACGGCCCATAGACCATGACCTGGCCAACTGGACCCcggcccagcccctggccccaggGCGGACAGGCAGCCTGGGGCCCTCGGACCGGCAGCTGTTGCTCTTCTACCTGGAGCAGTGCGAGGCGAACCTGACCACCCTGACCAACGCGGTGGATGCCTTCTTTACTGCCGTGGCCACCAACCAGCCCCCCAAGATTTTCGTGGCACACAGCAAGTTCGTCATCCTCAGTGCCCACAAGCTGGTGTTCATTGGGGACACACTGTCACGGCAGGCCAAGGCGGCCGACGTGCGCAGCCAGGTGACCCACTACAGcaacctgctgtgtgacctcctGCGTGGCATTGTTGCCACCACCAAGGCCGCTGCCTTGCAGTACCCTTCGCCTGCCGCTGCTCAGGACATGGTGGACAGGGTCAAGGAGCTAGGGCACAGCACTCAGCAGTTCCGCCGGGTCCTGGGCCAGCTGGCTGCTGCCTGA
- the BCAR1 gene encoding breast cancer anti-estrogen resistance protein 1 isoform X4 yields MSTARPSWQGVGNQGALRICPPPADTTAENVLAKALYDNVAESPDELSFRKGDIMTVLERDTQGLDGWWLCSLHGRQGIVPGNRLKILVGMHDKKPAGPGPGPPVTSAQPQPGLHAPGAQYTPMLPATYQPQPDSVYLVPTPSKTQQGLYQAPGPSSQFQSPPAKQTSTFSKQMPHHPFPNPAPDLYQVPPGPGSPAQDIYQVPPSAGIGHDIYQVPPSMDARSWEGTKPPAKVVVPTRVGQGYVFEASQPEQDEYDIPRHLLAPGPQDIYDVPPVRGLLPSQYGQEVYDTPPMAVKGPNGRDPSLDVYDVPPSVEKGLPLTNHHAVYDVPPSVSKDVPDGPLLREETYDVPPAFAKAKPFDPTRHPLVLAAPPPDSLPAEDVYDVPPPAPDLYDVPPGLRRPGPGTLYDVPRERLLPPEAADGGVADDNVYAVPPPAEREAPTDAKRLSASSTGSTRSSQSASSLEAAVPGREPLELEVAVEALARLQQGVSATVAHLLDLAGSVSGCGSWRSTSEPPEPLLQDLRAAVAAVQGAVHELLEFARSAIGNAAHTSDRTLHAKLSRQLQKMEDVYQTLVAHGQALDSGRGAPGATPEDLDRLVACSRAVPEDAKQLASFLHGNASLLFRRTKAPGPGPEGGGPLHPNPIDKASSIQSRPLPSPPKFTSQDSPDGQYENSEGGWMEDYDYVHLQGKEEFEKTQKELLEKGNIMRQGKGQLELQQLKQFERLEQEVSRPIDHDLANWTPAQPLAPGRTGSLGPSDRQLLLFYLEQCEANLTTLTNAVDAFFTAVATNQPPKIFVAHSKFVILSAHKLVFIGDTLSRQAKAADVRSQVTHYSNLLCDLLRGIVATTKAAALQYPSPAAAQDMVDRVKELGHSTQQFRRVLGQLAAA; encoded by the exons AATGTGCTGGCCAAAGCCCTCTATGACAACGTGGCTGAGTCCCCGGATGAGCTCTCCTTCCGCAAGGGTGACATCATGACAGTGCTGGAGCGGGACACACAGGGCCTGGATGGCTGGTGGCTCTGCTCACTGCATGGGCGCCAAGGCATTGTGCCTGGGAACCGCCTTAAGATCCTGGTGGGCATGCATGACAAGAAGCCAGCAGGACCCGGACCCGGCCCACCTGTCACCtcggcccagccccagcctggcctccaCGCCCCAGGTGCCCAGTACACACCCATGCTTCCTGCCACATACCAGCCCCAACCAGATAGTGTCTACCTGGTACCCACCCCCAGCAAGACTCAGCAAGGCCTCTACCAAGCCCCTGGGCCCAGCTCGCAGTTCCAGTCTCCCCCAGCCAAGCAGACATCTACATTCTCGAAGCAGATGCCCCATCACCCTTTTCCTAACCCAGCCCCGGACCTTtaccaggtgcccccagggcctggcagccCTGCCCAGGACATTTACCAGGTGCCGCCTTCTGCTGGAATAGGGCATGACATCTACCAGGTGCCCCCATCTATGGACGCACGCAGTTGGGAGGGGACGAAGCCACCAGCAAAG GTAGTGGTACCCACCcgtgtggggcagggatatgtGTTTGAGGCCTCCCAGCCAGAGCAGGACGAGTACGACATCCCACGCCACCTGCTAGCCCCAGGGCCACAGGACATCTACGACGTGCCCCCTGTTCGGGGGCTGCTTCCCAGCCAGTATGGCCAAGAG GTATATGACACGCCCCCCATGGCCGTCAAGGGTCCTAATGGCCGGGATCCATCACTGGACGTGTATGACGTGCCCCCCAGTGTGGAGAAAGGCCTGCCGTTGACTAACCACCACGCG GTGTATGATGTCCCTCCATCAGTGAGCAAGGACGTGCCTGATGGCCCACTGTTGCGTGAAGAGACCTATGACGTACCCCCTGCCTTTGCCAAGGCCAAGCCCTTTGACCCGACCCGCCACCCGCTGGTCCTTGCTGCACCCCCTCCGGACTCCCTGCCGGCTGAGGATGTGTATGACgtgcctccccctgctcctgacCTCTATGATGTGCCCCCTGGCTTGCGACGGCCTGGTCCCGGCACCCTCTATGATGTGCCCCGTGAGCGTCTTCTTCCTCCTGAGGCGGCTGATGGTGGCGTGGCTGACGACAATGTGTACGCAGTGCCACCGCCAGCAGAACGAGAGGCCCCGACGGATGCCAAGCGCCTGTCAGCCTCCAGTACAGGGAGCACACGCAGCAGCCAGTCGGCCTCCTCCCTGGAGGCTGCGGTGCCGGGCCGTGAGCCCTTGGAGCTGGAGGTGGCAGTGGAGGCCCTGGCACGGCTGCAGCAGGGCGTGAGTGCCACCGTAGCCCACCTCCTGGACCTGGCAGGCAGCGTCAGCGGGTGCGGGAGCTGGCGTAGCACCTCTGAGCCTCCGGAGCCACTGCTGCAGGACCTGCGGGCTGCTGTGGCTGCTGTCCAGGGGGCTGTCCACGAGCTGCTGGAGTTTGCCCGCAGCGCCATAGGCAATGCTGCCCACACTTCTGACCGCACGCTGCATGCGAAGCTTAGCCGGCAACTGCAGAAGATGGAGGATGTGTACCAGACACTGGTGGCCCATGGTCAGGCCCTCGACAGTGGCCGGGGAGCCCCAGGGGCCACTCCCGAAGACCTGGACCGCCTGGTAGCCTGCTCACGGGCTGTGCCCGAGGATGCCAAGCAGCTGGCCTCCTTCTTGCATGGCAATGCCTCGCTGCTCTTCAGACGGACCAAGGCCCCTGGGCCAGGGCCTGAGGGAGGTGGTCCCCTGCACCCCAATCCCATTGACAAGGCCAGCAGCATCCAGTCCCggcctctgccctcaccccctAAGTTCACCTCCCAGGACTCCCCGGACGGGCAGTATGAGAACAGTGAGGGGGGCTGGATGGAGGATTACGACTATGTCCACCTGCAG GGgaaggaagagtttgagaagaccCAGAAGGAGCTGCTGGAGAAAGGCAACATCATGCGGCAGGGGAAGGGCCAGCTGGAGCTCCAGCAG CTGAAGCAGTTTGAGCGACTGGAGCAGGAAGTGTCACGGCCCATAGACCATGACCTGGCCAACTGGACCCcggcccagcccctggccccaggGCGGACAGGCAGCCTGGGGCCCTCGGACCGGCAGCTGTTGCTCTTCTACCTGGAGCAGTGCGAGGCGAACCTGACCACCCTGACCAACGCGGTGGATGCCTTCTTTACTGCCGTGGCCACCAACCAGCCCCCCAAGATTTTCGTGGCACACAGCAAGTTCGTCATCCTCAGTGCCCACAAGCTGGTGTTCATTGGGGACACACTGTCACGGCAGGCCAAGGCGGCCGACGTGCGCAGCCAGGTGACCCACTACAGcaacctgctgtgtgacctcctGCGTGGCATTGTTGCCACCACCAAGGCCGCTGCCTTGCAGTACCCTTCGCCTGCCGCTGCTCAGGACATGGTGGACAGGGTCAAGGAGCTAGGGCACAGCACTCAGCAGTTCCGCCGGGTCCTGGGCCAGCTGGCTGCTGCCTGA
- the BCAR1 gene encoding breast cancer anti-estrogen resistance protein 1 isoform X1, translating to MGWRSIPVRRCVLEWGAAPSPPPGPRLSEQVCGDRGGVGAGRQPVLGLLMIHPPACPCRIPGLGAGTSPSPTVVANTENVLAKALYDNVAESPDELSFRKGDIMTVLERDTQGLDGWWLCSLHGRQGIVPGNRLKILVGMHDKKPAGPGPGPPVTSAQPQPGLHAPGAQYTPMLPATYQPQPDSVYLVPTPSKTQQGLYQAPGPSSQFQSPPAKQTSTFSKQMPHHPFPNPAPDLYQVPPGPGSPAQDIYQVPPSAGIGHDIYQVPPSMDARSWEGTKPPAKVVVPTRVGQGYVFEASQPEQDEYDIPRHLLAPGPQDIYDVPPVRGLLPSQYGQEVYDTPPMAVKGPNGRDPSLDVYDVPPSVEKGLPLTNHHAVYDVPPSVSKDVPDGPLLREETYDVPPAFAKAKPFDPTRHPLVLAAPPPDSLPAEDVYDVPPPAPDLYDVPPGLRRPGPGTLYDVPRERLLPPEAADGGVADDNVYAVPPPAEREAPTDAKRLSASSTGSTRSSQSASSLEAAVPGREPLELEVAVEALARLQQGVSATVAHLLDLAGSVSGCGSWRSTSEPPEPLLQDLRAAVAAVQGAVHELLEFARSAIGNAAHTSDRTLHAKLSRQLQKMEDVYQTLVAHGQALDSGRGAPGATPEDLDRLVACSRAVPEDAKQLASFLHGNASLLFRRTKAPGPGPEGGGPLHPNPIDKASSIQSRPLPSPPKFTSQDSPDGQYENSEGGWMEDYDYVHLQGKEEFEKTQKELLEKGNIMRQGKGQLELQQLKQFERLEQEVSRPIDHDLANWTPAQPLAPGRTGSLGPSDRQLLLFYLEQCEANLTTLTNAVDAFFTAVATNQPPKIFVAHSKFVILSAHKLVFIGDTLSRQAKAADVRSQVTHYSNLLCDLLRGIVATTKAAALQYPSPAAAQDMVDRVKELGHSTQQFRRVLGQLAAA from the exons ATGGGGTGGCGGTCCATCCCTGTCCGTCGGTGTGTTCTGGAGTGGGgagctgccccctccccgcccccaggcccgcggTTGAGCGAGCAAGTGTGTGGTGACCGAGGAGGTGTTGGTGCTGGCCGACAGCCAGTCCTGGGTCTGTTAATGATTCACCCTCCGGCCTGTCCCTGCCGGATTCCAGGCCTGGGGGCAGGCACTTCACCTTCACCTACCGTGGTTGCAAATACTGAG AATGTGCTGGCCAAAGCCCTCTATGACAACGTGGCTGAGTCCCCGGATGAGCTCTCCTTCCGCAAGGGTGACATCATGACAGTGCTGGAGCGGGACACACAGGGCCTGGATGGCTGGTGGCTCTGCTCACTGCATGGGCGCCAAGGCATTGTGCCTGGGAACCGCCTTAAGATCCTGGTGGGCATGCATGACAAGAAGCCAGCAGGACCCGGACCCGGCCCACCTGTCACCtcggcccagccccagcctggcctccaCGCCCCAGGTGCCCAGTACACACCCATGCTTCCTGCCACATACCAGCCCCAACCAGATAGTGTCTACCTGGTACCCACCCCCAGCAAGACTCAGCAAGGCCTCTACCAAGCCCCTGGGCCCAGCTCGCAGTTCCAGTCTCCCCCAGCCAAGCAGACATCTACATTCTCGAAGCAGATGCCCCATCACCCTTTTCCTAACCCAGCCCCGGACCTTtaccaggtgcccccagggcctggcagccCTGCCCAGGACATTTACCAGGTGCCGCCTTCTGCTGGAATAGGGCATGACATCTACCAGGTGCCCCCATCTATGGACGCACGCAGTTGGGAGGGGACGAAGCCACCAGCAAAG GTAGTGGTACCCACCcgtgtggggcagggatatgtGTTTGAGGCCTCCCAGCCAGAGCAGGACGAGTACGACATCCCACGCCACCTGCTAGCCCCAGGGCCACAGGACATCTACGACGTGCCCCCTGTTCGGGGGCTGCTTCCCAGCCAGTATGGCCAAGAG GTATATGACACGCCCCCCATGGCCGTCAAGGGTCCTAATGGCCGGGATCCATCACTGGACGTGTATGACGTGCCCCCCAGTGTGGAGAAAGGCCTGCCGTTGACTAACCACCACGCG GTGTATGATGTCCCTCCATCAGTGAGCAAGGACGTGCCTGATGGCCCACTGTTGCGTGAAGAGACCTATGACGTACCCCCTGCCTTTGCCAAGGCCAAGCCCTTTGACCCGACCCGCCACCCGCTGGTCCTTGCTGCACCCCCTCCGGACTCCCTGCCGGCTGAGGATGTGTATGACgtgcctccccctgctcctgacCTCTATGATGTGCCCCCTGGCTTGCGACGGCCTGGTCCCGGCACCCTCTATGATGTGCCCCGTGAGCGTCTTCTTCCTCCTGAGGCGGCTGATGGTGGCGTGGCTGACGACAATGTGTACGCAGTGCCACCGCCAGCAGAACGAGAGGCCCCGACGGATGCCAAGCGCCTGTCAGCCTCCAGTACAGGGAGCACACGCAGCAGCCAGTCGGCCTCCTCCCTGGAGGCTGCGGTGCCGGGCCGTGAGCCCTTGGAGCTGGAGGTGGCAGTGGAGGCCCTGGCACGGCTGCAGCAGGGCGTGAGTGCCACCGTAGCCCACCTCCTGGACCTGGCAGGCAGCGTCAGCGGGTGCGGGAGCTGGCGTAGCACCTCTGAGCCTCCGGAGCCACTGCTGCAGGACCTGCGGGCTGCTGTGGCTGCTGTCCAGGGGGCTGTCCACGAGCTGCTGGAGTTTGCCCGCAGCGCCATAGGCAATGCTGCCCACACTTCTGACCGCACGCTGCATGCGAAGCTTAGCCGGCAACTGCAGAAGATGGAGGATGTGTACCAGACACTGGTGGCCCATGGTCAGGCCCTCGACAGTGGCCGGGGAGCCCCAGGGGCCACTCCCGAAGACCTGGACCGCCTGGTAGCCTGCTCACGGGCTGTGCCCGAGGATGCCAAGCAGCTGGCCTCCTTCTTGCATGGCAATGCCTCGCTGCTCTTCAGACGGACCAAGGCCCCTGGGCCAGGGCCTGAGGGAGGTGGTCCCCTGCACCCCAATCCCATTGACAAGGCCAGCAGCATCCAGTCCCggcctctgccctcaccccctAAGTTCACCTCCCAGGACTCCCCGGACGGGCAGTATGAGAACAGTGAGGGGGGCTGGATGGAGGATTACGACTATGTCCACCTGCAG GGgaaggaagagtttgagaagaccCAGAAGGAGCTGCTGGAGAAAGGCAACATCATGCGGCAGGGGAAGGGCCAGCTGGAGCTCCAGCAG CTGAAGCAGTTTGAGCGACTGGAGCAGGAAGTGTCACGGCCCATAGACCATGACCTGGCCAACTGGACCCcggcccagcccctggccccaggGCGGACAGGCAGCCTGGGGCCCTCGGACCGGCAGCTGTTGCTCTTCTACCTGGAGCAGTGCGAGGCGAACCTGACCACCCTGACCAACGCGGTGGATGCCTTCTTTACTGCCGTGGCCACCAACCAGCCCCCCAAGATTTTCGTGGCACACAGCAAGTTCGTCATCCTCAGTGCCCACAAGCTGGTGTTCATTGGGGACACACTGTCACGGCAGGCCAAGGCGGCCGACGTGCGCAGCCAGGTGACCCACTACAGcaacctgctgtgtgacctcctGCGTGGCATTGTTGCCACCACCAAGGCCGCTGCCTTGCAGTACCCTTCGCCTGCCGCTGCTCAGGACATGGTGGACAGGGTCAAGGAGCTAGGGCACAGCACTCAGCAGTTCCGCCGGGTCCTGGGCCAGCTGGCTGCTGCCTGA